In Oryza sativa Japonica Group chromosome 8, ASM3414082v1, the sequence ACGCGTAAAAATTGGTTTTTCTAGAATGTCATCGTTAAATAAGGGATTCAAATACCACTCTTAAATCGTGAGTATTCGCTACGATGTCATTTTCGTTGTTTTCTGCATCTCCGAATCATTTTTCTTCCATTTTATTTCTCTTGAACGTTTATACCCCTGGCTTAATATGTTGAATGAGACTGTGTTTTTAGATTAGGCTAGTTAACACAGATAGccatgtgagaaaaaaattacactACACGAATCTGTCTAATTTTGCAGCTGCTCATATAGATGTTACGTTGACAATTAAGCAGAATCCATCGGTCGCCCAGAAAATTAAGGTTGGGTTCAAATCCCACCTTTCTCAACTCTATTCTCTCGTTTTTTCACGCATACGTTATCAAACTACtcaaccatatatttttttaaaaaagtttatatgcaaaagttatttttttaaaaaaatcatattgaccTATTTTTATAAGTTTTTCagttagtacttaattaattatccgCTAATAAATTATCACATTTTTCGTGCAGGGAGGAAAGATTTCAAGTCTTGTTGCTCTCTAACTCAagcctaagagcaggtacaatagcaggctataagcaagctataaacatattttaaagagataaagaaagagagagaatagcagcgtgctacagatctgtaaccaactgcagcacggactctaagacgtaatgtgtgtatgacgggtgggaccgggtattaatagtagggagtacctatacatctttcgaaagatttttataatcgtatcacacagatttttaatctttagattaaaatccgatagatataataaaaagcaaaaagtaattaagaaacaccataaatggacactaaattaccatatcctcaataaaaagaccaaatccaatacaaaatttaaaatttacatgcgaagattcaaaaattacagtgtaacttacaaaagttacagtgtaagtttcataaattacactgtaacttacaagaaaatgcactgtaaatttgagtaagaaaatcgagtgagagataagaaaaaatctttcgagtgagatatagcaaaattgttaatagtatagtaagcaactattgtatggatTGTCTATTACAATTGCTAAAGATGATTTGGAActagtagttgactatactattaaacttgctctaataaaaCTTCTGTTTTTCAGGAGATGATGTTTCTAGGTCCCTTGAGCCGTTTTCAGTTTCCACCATTCCTGCGTAGTAATTGCGTGCGTACGATGGGCAAAGGCAGGCGTACGTGGATGCGTGCGATGATGTGGGCGCACATTGGAAAGAATTGGATGGATTTGCAAGAGCTCCGATGTGTGTATGATGGGGGAGGAATAAATTGGGGCGTGTCAATGTGATGGCAGTATGACACCtgtattttttttggcttgGCTGGTCAGTGGGAAATGGCGTGCCGCGTGCGATATTCCTCTCGTTTTCCAGGTACGTGTTCACATCGGTGTTCTTTGGTAGTAATAACGGGGtatttagttggggaaaaggaaatttttgggtatcacatcgaacgtttgaccggatgtcggaaggggtttttggacacgaatgaaaaaactaatttcagaactcacCTGGAAACTGCGAggcgaatcttttgagactaattaagccgtcattagtacatgtgggttactgtaacatttatggctaattacggactaattaggcttaaaagattcgtctcgcgatttcccccataactgtacaattagtttttctttttatctatatttaatgcttcatgtatgTGTTTAAAGATTTGACGTgatatttttgggaaaaaattttggaTAACTAAACGGACCCTAACATCTGGAAGAGCTTTCTTTGTCACAGAAAAGATGAAGAAATGTCCTTTCGACTACAATACGGGTATGATGTggatttaccaaccgggaaGATATTTTATAGTGCTAGGCTGTgacactaaaaaaattaaaagtttggttgaaattagaacgatgtgacggaaaagttgaaagttcgtgtgtataggaaaattttattataataaaaaagttgaaagtttgaagaaaaaaattgcaactaaacacggccctgGTACTAGTATTATAAATAGATAATCCATTTGTCTTAAAACAATTGTATTTTTACTTCAATCATTGTTCAATCAAATTCTCCTTACTCTACCCTAAACATATATCTCTTCCATATAAATTAAAAGCATTATATTCTTTCTTCTCAAATCTTAATACATATAACTAAGCAACTTAAAATATAAGTATCGTGAAAAGTAGGGAATATTATtctataaggaaaaaaaaggtaacCGACTCTTAGATTTATAAATTTGTAAAATGTGTATATGTTTAATGTACCACTGGAGATCCAAACTACAGATAACACAACTTGGGCTCTGACACAACCATCTATGGCTGTGAGAACTGAGAACCTTgcttttggctgtgtttagttccaccgataaaaaaaaaacctcgttTTTCACGCACACGTTTTCCGAACTTTTCAGAAACTTTTCGCTCTTCACTTTTCTTCACATATCAAACATACCGAGGCATATTATAGCAGAGAGGTCTAAATGTAAAGTTATCccatttcttttcttcttcttttttttttctggaatcaTAGGATTCCATTATAACCTTGGTGTGGCAGAATCACCATCAACCAGAGACTCGAACCCAGGGGGATGCCGTCCCAGAGGAGGTTGGCATTCTCGGGTTCATTACAACCAATCGCAGCTAGACCATGAGCTACTTTATTACACTCACGTGGACAAAACGTCACACAAAACGATCTAAAAAACGCCAGGATAGTGTTCTTCATCTCCTGGATTAGCCCTCCTGTtggatttcttctttttttttgatatatGGAGTTATCCAATTTCTTTGTGTGAGGGAAAGTTATCCTCCTTTGTGGATGGCCACTCCAGGTGGGCCATGTTGTGGTATTTGGGCCTTCACTGAACAACCCTGCCCAGCCCATCGCTGCTTTACTCCCCCATCAACGCCGCTCGCTCACtactcgcgccgccgcttccgccgccgctccgctccagtCGCGTCGGCttcccgcctcctcgccggcgagccgTGCCTCGACGCTCTCCCTCTGTTGCTCCGCCGGCCAGCAGCATGCCGCGCTTCTGCTCCCACTagctcccgccaccgccgcccctacTGAGCCCGGTGAGACCGTGAGGCGGTGGTGTGCACCAGTCCGGCAGttcgcccccctcctcctcccaatcCGGCCGCCGCTTCATCACCGCCGGCGAGGCTCCGCGTCTCCTCCTAGGTCGCGCTGCTTCGTATCACAGAGAGAGGTGAGCCCCTTGCAACTTGTTGCCAGAGTTGCCAGAAACAAAAAAGATCGATGTTCTTGGACTGAATCGATTGTTTCTTGGTAGGCCAGCTCGGTCTCCGGATAAGCAAGAACCATGGCGTCTGCTGCTGCCGCTTACGGCGTCGGGGCTCCACTCAAGCTCGCTGCAAGGCGGCATGGGGCACTCGCGCTGGCCGGTAGCCATCGCTGCAGTGGATGGAAGTCTTCAGTGTCTTGCCCTGTTCCTCAGGCTTGGATGGGCAGTTGCTCTTCTGTCGCAATGCGCCGTGTCGCCTCCGGTTCTCGATTGATTGTTCAGGCTTCAAACAGCGGGGGCTCAAGCTTGAAGGCATCATTGGCTGATGCTAGCCTGCTTACTGGTAAAGTAGTATTAGATTAGCTCAGCTTATTTTGTTCTTTCTTCAGGTGGTTTATGTttatggaaaagaaaaatccaaAGTCCCAATGCGCTATGAGATGAAACTTTGTCGTTGAGTTAGTCGAGAGAACTTGTTATTAGATGCAAAGTCTGGGGCAATGGTTTAATTTCCTGTTTCCTGTTTCATTTCAGAAGAGAGGATAACTGTTTTGGTGATTGGAGGTGGAGGAAGGGAGCACGCTCTCTGTTACGCCTTGAATCGCTCTCCGTCTTGTGATGCGGTCCTATGTGCCCCTGGGAACGCAGGTATTGCTCAGTCTGGAGATGCGACCTGTATATCGGACTTAGACGTCTCCGATAGCGATGCCGTTATCGCGTTCTGCTGCAAGAGGGGAGTGGGAATGGTTGTAGTAGGTCCTGAAGCTCCTCTTGTTGCCGGTCTTGTGAATGACCTTGTGAAAGCTGAGATACCAGCATTTGGTCCTTCCTCAGAAGCTGCGGCTTTAGAAGGATCGAAGGACTTTATGAAGAAATTATGCGATAAGTACAATATTCCTACAGCTAAGGTACCTTCTTTTTACATTAGTTTTCAGCCCTATAAGTTTAATCTTTCTGGGACAATGAACATTTGCTCCAATGAGAGTACGGGGTGCCTAAATTTGGTTGATGTGATATCCATGTTTAAGAAAGAACCAAAGATGCATCATTTCAGGCATAATCACACTGATATTTCCTTTGTATTGTTACAAGGTTGCTAACCAAGTTCATATTTGACTTGCTTGATAGTATATCAGTTATAGACAATATAAGTAATCATCTCAGAGTTAATGATATATCTTCAGCTTTCTAGGTGAACTGTACTTAAGCATTGCCCATATGTCCTGAAATTTCCCTTGGGATTGCCTGAGTTTTGAAATAAAGTCATTGTGTTGTACTGTAAACGTTCTAGAAAAGATAGGGAAAAACAGAGCTCCTCTACATAAGTCTATATGTATAATTTGAGATGTTAATAATAATGGTAACATAAGTGCTtatatttcttttatagtaTCGCACATTCACAGATCCTGCAGAAGCTAAACAATATGTCAAAGATCAAGGCGCCCCTATTGTTGTCAAAGCTGATGGATTGGCAGCTGGAAAAGGCGTGGTTGTTGCTATGACTTTGGATGAGGCATTTGAAGCCATAGACTCTATGCTGGTTCAAGGGTCATTTGGTTCTGCTGGTTCACGGGTTATCATTGAAGAATATCTGGAGGGTGAAGAAGCCTCTTTCTTTGCATTAGTGGATGGTGAAAATGCATTGCCACTTGAATCGGCACAAGATCACAAAAGGGTTGGTGATGGTGATGTAGGCCCAAATACTGGTGGTATGGGTGCATATTCCCCTGCACCAATAGTGACAGAAGAGCTTAAGCACACAATTATGGATAGTATAATAATCCCAACAGTTCAAGGTATGGCAGCTGAAGGATGCAAGTTTGTTGGTGTATTATATGCTGGACTTATGATTGAGAAGAAATCTGGTCTGCCTAAGCTTATCGAGTACAACGTACGATTCGGTGACCCAGAATGCCAGGTTAGTGATTCTCTATCTATAAACTCTAACCTTCAATGATGCACTATCTATTAGGAAACTATGTATATCTATTATAATTTAGATTTTGGTTTATCTGATCATGCTTTGGCCAAGGTGTTCTTGTTGGACATTATAGTAAAACAAAATTGCATGACTATTTTGGATTCTGGTTCCTCTGATCACACTATGGCTAAGATGTTCTTGTTGGACAATAGAATGAAACAAACATGCGTGTCTTATCATCAGAATTTTTCTCGTTCTACAGTTTTGACACCCTGGTCTGCATCTAGCAGGTCAAACTCTACAGGGGGTCTAGTAAGAAGCTGAGTAGATTTCATTCCTGTAGTGCAATGAGTGGTGCATTTTTGTGTCATTTTAGTGATggtcaaatttcaaattttatctaCTTTTGCATATTTGTTAGTGATGGCCAACCGTTTGATGTATGAAATTTTCGAATTTATACCAGTGCAGATTAAACAATTCTGACTGGCTACTAAAATGTTTATCTTTGAAGTAAAATTGCTTTTAGAGTatagacttttaaaattatgcATATTATTGGCAAATAACAAAGGCAAAATGTTAAAATCATGAAGATTGTCAATTGAAAAggtatattatatttttatggcCAGAGGTAGTAGTTGTTTATCTCAGCCTGAATTGTTCATCCAGCATCTGGCCCAATTATCCAAGATTCCCTTGTGGGCTGCATTTTCATGAATAGATTGATAGTCCTGTGGCATATTCGTTCTGCTTGTCTGGTACGTATCCCAACTATAGATTTTCCAGATAAGATCGGGTTTTTGTTCTTTTGCTGCTAAGCAATCTAGTTGAACTGTTCACTATTTTTACCATCAAATTTCGATTATACTTTTCTCTACTGATATATACTTCTTTTTTGCACCTCAGGTTCTTATGATGCGATTAGAATCCGATCTAGCACAGGTTCTGATGTCTGCGTGCAGAGGGGAACTGGGCGATGTTTCACTAACCTGGTCACCTGAAATGGCAATGGTGGTTGTGATGGCAAGCGAAGGATACCCCGGATCTTATAAGAAGGGGACTGTAATAAGAAATCTCGAGAAGGCCGAGCAGGTCTCGCCCGCGGTAAAAATATTCCATGCTGGAACAGCACTGGATGGGGATGGAAATCTTGTCGCTGTCGGAGGCCGGGTGCTCGGGATCACGGCTAAGGGCAAAGACATTGAGGAAGCACGGGCAAGAGCATATGATGCAGTAGATGTTGTTGACTGGCCTGAAGGATTCTTCAGGCGCGATATTGGTTGGAGAGCACTGAAGCACAAGCAAGTGGCCAATTACTGATGCGGATTTTCCTGAGCACACCACAACTATGGTGAGCATGTAATGTTAAGAGCAATAAAGAGAAAATTTGTCACTTCTGTGGTTGAGGAAAGGCAAAACCATAGCTcaaatttgagtttttttttttgtaccaACTGTTAAATTTGAGTTGGGCTTGCATTTTGAGGAACAGCCAGATGAACAATGACCGAGTTTTGACTTCCACAAGTAGAGAGAGAGCATTGTTCGGTGCTTAATATCTACTTCCGTTGGTTAGTGGTATTAAGGGATTCCATATGTAAGTCGTTTTAGACTTGTGCACAAGAATTAAGATAACAATCTCAATGATTTTGTTACCCTTCATTTAAACTACATCAGAAAAAGATTACTCATTTATTGAAAAGCATCTAATAGTTGTAAAATGATTTGCATTTAGGAAAGAGTGGAGGAAGAGTAAAATGACTTTCATTTAGGGCAGTCAAGAAATGTAGAGGTCTTGTTTTGGTTTGagaccttaccaaattttgatgtgTGAGTAGAAGATTtcgaaattaccaaaatttggtatgcTTTGGTCGAGTTGCGATTTCAAGAGTTTGTTTTGTTTGTCACATTACTAAAAATCGGTATTATTAATAttaataagttatttttttgaGACAAAATCATTTGTACAATAGCATTTCTTGTAACTCATACTTGTCGATGATATTTTTTGGATTtagacgcttgtcaatggcatttcttatATTATCTCTAATTGAATATATCTATATCAAAATTAAGATTTTCGATTTCAGATGCAACCTGCACTTTGCACATAAAAAAGCTTTAGATATAGTGTACTACTAGTAGCGATTAGCGAATAGCACTGTAGCTGGCCTTAACTGGGCCGAGTACTTCTCAGGTGGTCCAATCTGGCCCGTAGTACTTCCGGTTGGGCCGGCGGTCGCGAGACGGTCGCCGGACTTCCGCCGGCGCAGTCGCCGGCTGGTCGTCATCGGCGGCCGCGACGCAGGGGTGAAGCCGCCGCACTTGACGCCGCCGCACTTGGAGCGCagggcggcgacgtcgacggcggcgaggccggggcACTCGCTCACGTGGAGGACCTCCAGGTGAGGACAGCCGCCGTCCACGATCGCCGccagctcgtcgtcgccggcgccggcgacgccgacgagcgTCAGGTGGCGCAGCTCGCGCATCGCCGCGATCccgagcgggcggcggcggtggtggtcgccgccgccgtcgtcgtcacgccACGCGGGGTATCTGCGAACCTCGAGCCGCCTCAGCCGCGGGCacgcctcggcgacggcggcgtagacgccaccgccgccgccgccgccgccgcggacctTGCGGCAGTAGCTGAGCACGAGCTCCTCGAGAAGAGGAGCCATGGCGATCATCTGGGCGAGTCCATTGCTGGTCACCAATGAGCACGACTCGAGCCAAAGCCTCTTGAGAGTGGGCGAGCTGCATAAGAACACGGAAAATTCAGTTGTAGGGGGGGTGTTTAGATAAGAGAGGTGAAGTTTTGGCGTATCACATCGGGTGTTTGGTACTATTAcaaaatccgtcagtaaaccgcgagtcgaatttattaaacctaattaatatatcattagttaatgtttactgtagcactacattattaaatcatggagcaattaggcttagaAGATTTATTTCACAAATTAGACGTAATCTGtgcacttaattattttttagtttaAACGTTTAATGTGATAGAGTGAAAAATtttgggtgggatctaaacatgaCCGTATATTCAAAATTCGATCCAAATTAATCGTGcgaatttgagagaaaacttggTGATATACATATACCTGTCCCCTACATGTTTGAGGAGCTTGTTGGTGACGAAGGCTCCCGCCATGAACGCCTCGAGCTGGCCGTCGGCGCGCTTGACGGCCTCGTCCGCCATGACGCACAGCACGgctctcttcttcttcatggCAGCTATGTCGACGCATCGCCATAGGTGAGGCAGCTTGGTGGCGTCGAGCCATGGGCGGCACACGAGGCCGGCGCCCATGAGGACCTCGACGGCGCCGAGCTTGGCAAAGACCACCGAGAGCGCGTCCACCGGCAGCTCCGACCAgtccctcgtcgtcgtcttctccggcgacggcgccggcaagGCGTCCATTTCACGGGGAGGTAAACAGGCAAGGCGATCGATGCTGAGATGAAGGCTGAAATTATGGCGTTGGTGAAGGTTGATTTAGGCCTCAATTTATATATAGGCCGGcaagatcgatcgattgattggTAAATTTGAATGCAATCCTGTTTCCATTCACAcgcattaatttttttcaagtaatttttttacaaaactactagtATTACTTTGGGAGAATAGGTTCTTAAAGTTTCGCTCCTGGGTCAGTTCATTTTTCAACTTCAAATttcgttttccgttagcacgattttcaaacggttaaataatgtttttattaaaaaagtttctatgtaGAATTTGTTTTACAAAGCAATTAAatccatttttaagtttataatagttaatacttaattaattatgtgttaatgaGATTTCTCATTTCGCGTGCGCAAAATTTTTTATCCTTTTGAAGCATCGAACGGGTCCTAAAGTAtaagaaaattatatatttaaaatattatatcataaaactataaatttaagactaattattataactatagatttaatgttaaagttatcacaaaactgtaaATTTTGGAACTTAAATCCCTAGTACTACCATTTTATTTGGGTTATAAACTTTGTAGTTTCGtgattagattgactatagttTTACGAAAAATTTACAATCTAATCAATAATCTTATGTATTTTTTATcttaaatctatatttttatgataaattaattttatagtttgtgatacaacaatttaaatttaaatatataattttacgaCAGTTTGATGAAAatattagttttttaaaaaaaattaagatcaGTATCCCAGAACTCGAGAGGCCGAAGCACCAACCAGTCAACCACATCTTCTCGTTTTCTTCTCTTCGATCGATCGGTCACGGGCAGCATTcttcctgcatgcatgcatgacatgCATGCCGGCCGGGAAGCGAAAGGTTCTCATCTCTCACAGCTCAAGAGGACAAGATATTCCGACTAACCTTTCCAATTCTCCTGGCCTCTTCACTCATCCACTAATATAGGAGGTTGGACGATAAGATTGATTTGGTAgtacattgaaaaaaaatgcatattaACGCCTACTCCATTCGTTCTAAATTAAGTTTACTTttgtatatatgaatatgaacatACATGTTAAAACTTTTGGTTATCTcatttatatacaaaagtttaatttaggacggaggaaaTATTATGCGGGATGCAAAATACAGTTTATATTCACACACATTTGAAATGAGCATCGAGAGGCCGAAGGTAGACTCTCTTAATGTACTGATGGACGGTCAATGGAAAAGGTTTTGTTATTGAATGACAACTGTGTTAGTTCAATAGCGTGGTTCACTTTTGGTGGAAgagtaaaacaatatatattaatattgattttttttttttggaaatcccCCGTTAAGTATATACCCCTTGGGTCTCCCTAAGGCTTAATAAGTATAGAAGGGGATTTATATGGATACCCTTATAATATAGATATTTAGAAAGGTAATTATAGACAATTTAACCATGGGTTTCTTTGTAAGTCGCAACATGTGTCTCTTTTGGCGAATTGGCCTCTTTGGGCCCCGGTTCTTTAGCCTTGAGGCGAAAGCACTTGGCCTAGTGGTGAAGGCTTCTAGCTTCGCCTAGCAGGTTCGCCGAAGCCACTGTCTATGCGTGAATCGGCGCCTTCCCCTGGCCAGCGATCGTTGGCCTATTTCAACAGGCTCAGTCGAAGGCGCTTGTGACATGCCtccaaaaatgtttcatctcGGCTTAAGAGCTTATTCAGTTTTGGAAGAATTTTAATCCATAGAAATAGAAAAGGTAAAAACAACACACCAATCTATATGGATTTTTTCACGAGATTTGAGTGGACGAAAAATTTTCTATCTATATCTTGTaggattcaaattttttttggtttacaTTCCTACAAACCGAATGTCACTCATAGTAATTAATATTTGGCCTTTGTGTTAATTCAGCTTCGGCAGATGATGTATTGATGTTAGAAACTAATTTCTCGTGCCCATAAAAAAGAGCGatttattagcacatgattaattaagtacaagATAGGTATCCCGCGCGTTGCTGTGGAAGAATTGCGCGATAATATAATAGACAtgagttctaaaattttctttcttacctgctatacgattttttttcatgtatttatatatttttatacgttTATCAGTTATCCAAAGATTCTAAATGATTGGGTTGTATGGTGTGCCTTTTGAGGGAAAGAGATGCAAATTGCACCCTTCATGAATCatccaaaggctaaaaacaatggAGGTGATGTgaagagatgcaatttacactattgatgaatcatccaaaggctaaaaaaaattaagatatggcttcatgagagaagaaagaattagcattaactacacttagtggggataaactttatagatatataggaaTATAGggttactattttttaaaataaaaaatcttaaattaatatgatattttaaaataaatctaCTATGAAATTTTTTTCTGTGGCGGTGAGCCTGTGATATAGCTCGGTCTTCAGCAAAGCTCGGCGCCATGGATCCAGCCATTGATCTACTACACAACCCCACATTTCCGGCTAGTAATTGGGCTACATAGCCCACGAAAGCCCAGCTAAATCCAGGCCCACCATGACTAGGCCGGCCA encodes:
- the LOC4344854 gene encoding phosphoribosylamine--glycine ligase isoform X1; this encodes MASAAAAYGVGAPLKLAARRHGALALAGSHRCSGWKSSVSCPVPQAWMGSCSSVAMRRVASGSRLIVQASNSGGSSLKASLADASLLTEERITVLVIGGGGREHALCYALNRSPSCDAVLCAPGNAGIAQSGDATCISDLDVSDSDAVIAFCCKRGVGMVVVGPEAPLVAGLVNDLVKAEIPAFGPSSEAAALEGSKDFMKKLCDKYNIPTAKYRTFTDPAEAKQYVKDQGAPIVVKADGLAAGKGVVVAMTLDEAFEAIDSMLVQGSFGSAGSRVIIEEYLEGEEASFFALVDGENALPLESAQDHKRVGDGDVGPNTGGMGAYSPAPIVTEELKHTIMDSIIIPTVQGMAAEGCKFVGVLYAGLMIEKKSGLPKLIEYNVRFGDPECQVLMMRLESDLAQVLMSACRGELGDVSLTWSPEMAMVVVMASEGYPGSYKKGTVIRNLEKAEQVSPAVKIFHAGTALDGDGNLVAVGGRVLGITAKGKDIEEARARAYDAVDVVDWPEGFFRRDIGWRALKHKQVANY
- the LOC4344854 gene encoding phosphoribosylamine--glycine ligase isoform X2; translated protein: MASAAAAYGVGAPLKLAARRHGALALAGSHRCSGWKSSVSCPVPQAWMGSCSSVAMRRVASGSRLIVQASNSGGSSLKASLADASLLTERITVLVIGGGGREHALCYALNRSPSCDAVLCAPGNAGIAQSGDATCISDLDVSDSDAVIAFCCKRGVGMVVVGPEAPLVAGLVNDLVKAEIPAFGPSSEAAALEGSKDFMKKLCDKYNIPTAKYRTFTDPAEAKQYVKDQGAPIVVKADGLAAGKGVVVAMTLDEAFEAIDSMLVQGSFGSAGSRVIIEEYLEGEEASFFALVDGENALPLESAQDHKRVGDGDVGPNTGGMGAYSPAPIVTEELKHTIMDSIIIPTVQGMAAEGCKFVGVLYAGLMIEKKSGLPKLIEYNVRFGDPECQVLMMRLESDLAQVLMSACRGELGDVSLTWSPEMAMVVVMASEGYPGSYKKGTVIRNLEKAEQVSPAVKIFHAGTALDGDGNLVAVGGRVLGITAKGKDIEEARARAYDAVDVVDWPEGFFRRDIGWRALKHKQVANY
- the LOC107281899 gene encoding putative F-box/LRR-repeat protein 23; this translates as MDALPAPSPEKTTTRDWSELPVDALSVVFAKLGAVEVLMGAGLVCRPWLDATKLPHLWRCVDIAAMKKKRAVLCVMADEAVKRADGQLEAFMAGAFVTNKLLKHVGDSSPTLKRLWLESCSLVTSNGLAQMIAMAPLLEELVLSYCRKVRGGGGGGGGVYAAVAEACPRLRRLEVRRYPAWRDDDGGGDHHRRRPLGIAAMRELRHLTLVGVAGAGDDELAAIVDGGCPHLEVLHVSECPGLAAVDVAALRSKCGGVKCGGFTPASRPPMTTSRRLRRRKSGDRLATAGPTGSTTGQIGPPEKYSAQLRPATVLFANRY